Proteins co-encoded in one Rhopalosiphum maidis isolate BTI-1 chromosome 2, ASM367621v3, whole genome shotgun sequence genomic window:
- the LOC113551671 gene encoding solute carrier family 12 member 3 yields the protein MNSESNEVELKSVVSDTKRTRFQVKLVDSETTPQRMRLDSASSDDNKYKSFRQLTREALPRLDNYRNIMSVHVACRPTLDELHNCDLAEKNMEAQENEPSRPTKKKQEQGWIKGVLIRNLVQIWGLMLFLRVAWVVCTTGLFSGIVIILFGGAITTITALSMSAISTNGVLKEGGTYFMISRSLGPEFGACIGVIYSIALSAACAMHTVGFCEMVQILMNSFNLSILDGEVQDMRLLGICLTAALLCATLGGIRSRIQVHAAVLVLMIAAILDVFVGAIYGPKSKTERNEGFIGFSWDAINNNIFKNETFEDWCKSFWYGFSIFFPAVSGFLAGTNKSGELKDSLRAIPRGSLTSIFISSSVYISIAILVGSTFIDQDPHYKSNFDDHKHYAVNRTIGLIAFFSPLVYACILASTLTASFSSFLAAPKVFQMLCNDRLYNNLTWFGFSNKSGEPIRADILTTIIVLLFILPGDLNAILPSISNIFLSVYALINFSTFHASLVKPIGWRPTFKLYNMWLSLGGSMLCVVLMFVISWGTALVTLAAILALYLIVSYQKPDVNWGTSTQAQTYKQALMAVHNLIRVEDHVKNFRPQLLVLTGMASARPSLIDFAHLITKNLSLLVCGNIIKAPSSQKLLEVYSKRAINWLCYHKIKGFYVQIDGTNFDDGAKSLMQTVGLGKLKPNIVMLGYKSNWFKCSSQDLNMYFNVLHKALDIHMAVCILRVKSGLNFSNSILIDEMQLDMMVNRKASYLSEEPFLHSRSQSMSTVTDKNDSDEENELLNKETSTSFNKQSTDDKVDQPKLNKNQKVNIVKGTDGYDLPKDTMNEITRFQRKQKKGSIDVWWLYDDGGLTLLLPYILSTRGNWSSCKLRVFTIANKKDQLEFEQRSIASLLAKFRIDYSDLLVITDLMRKPHEETLAFYDALIKSYKPKGPNNENDGIKESELTAMKEKTNRHLRLRELLLENSQEANLIVMTLPMPRKNVVPASLYMSWLETLTQGMPPFLLVRGNQNSVLTFYS from the exons atgaattctgaATCAAATGAAGTTGAGTTGAAAAGTGTCGTTTCAGATACGAAACGCACTAGGTTTCAAGTAAAATTGGTGGATTCTGAAACAACCCCTCAAAGGATGCGATTGGATAGTGCTTCATcggatgataacaaatataaaagttttcgGCAACTGACTCGTGAAGCATTACCAAGATTAGATAACTACAGAAATATTATGTCAGTACACGTTGCATGCAGACCTACTTTAGATGAACTACATAATTGTGATTTGGCTGAAAAA aatATGGAAGCTCAAGAAAATGAACCTAGTAGACCAACAAAGAAGAAACAAGAACAAGGGTGGATTAAAGGAGTTCTTATCCGTAACCTGGTACAAATATGGGGTctcatgttatttttaagagtAGCATGGGTTGTTTGTACTACTGGCTTat TTTCAggaattgttataatattgtttggtgGTGCTATTACAACTATAACAGCCTTATCTATGTCAGCAATTAGTACAAACGGTGTATTGAAAGAAGGTGGTACTTACTTTATGATATCTCGTTCTCTTGGTCCAGAATTTGGTGCTTGCATTGGTGTAATCTATTCTATAGCATTGTCTGCTGCATGTGCAATGCATACGGTAGGATTTTGTGAAATGGTGCAGATTCTAATGAACTcgtttaatttatctatattggACGGTGAGGTACAAGATATGAGACTTCTTGGAATCTGTTTAACAGCTGCATTGCTATGTGCAACATTAGGTGGCATTCGATCACGAATTCag gtacaTGCAGCTGTTTTAGTACTTATGATTGCAGCCATTTTAGATGTATTTGTAGGAGCTATTTATGGACCAAAAAGTAAAACTGAAAGAAATGAAGGTTTCATTGGTTTTAGct gggatgcaattaataataatatatttaagaatgaAACTTTTGAAGATtggtgtaaaagtttttgGTAtggttttagtatattttttcctgCAGTATCTGGATTTTTAGCGGGAACAAATAAATCAGGCGAATTaaag GATTCATTAAGAGCAATACCAAGAGGGTCTTTaacatctatttttatttcctcttccgtttatattagtatagcaATTTTGGTTGGTTCTACATTTATAGACCAAGATCCACATTATAAGTCTAATTTTGATGATCATAAACACTAT gCAGTCAATCGGACTATTGGACTTATAGCATTTTTTAGCCCATTAGTATACGCATGTATCTTGGCCTCAACATTAACAGCCTcattttcttcatttttagCCGCTCCAAAAGTATTTCAAATGTTATGCAATGATAGACTTTACAATAATCTTACATGGTTTGGATTTAGTAATAAATCAGGAGAGCCAATAAGAGCTGATATTTTGACTACTATAATTGTTTTGCTGTTTATCCTTCCTg GTGACTTGAATGCAATATTACcatcaatatcaaatatatttctcaGTGTTTATGCATTGATTAATTTCAGTACATTTCACGCATCATTAGTTAAACCAATTGGATGGCGTCCTACTTTTAAg ttgtataatatgtggttAAGTTTAGGAGGTTCAATGTTATGTGTAGTGTTGATGTTTGTCATTAGTTGGGGAACAGCACTGGTGACGTTAGCAGCTATATTAGCCTTGTACTTAATAGTATCATATCAAAAACCag atgtcAATTGGGGTACAAGTACTCAAGCTCAAACTTACAAGCAAGCCTTAATGGCTGTTCACAATCTTATCAGGGTGGAAGATCATGTCAAAAACTTTAGACCTCAACTACTTGTACTTACTGGAATGGCATCTGCTAGACCATCCTTAATTGATTTTGCACatctaattacaaaaaatttgtCATTACTTGTATGCggaaatattatcaaa gcTCCATCCTCACAAAAATTACTTGAAGTTTATTCAAAACGTGCCATAAATTGGTTATGTTACCACAAAATTAAAGgattttatgtacaaatagATGGTACTAATTTTGATGATGGTGCAAAAAGTTTAATGCAAACAGTTGGATTAGGCAAATTGAAAccaaatattgttatgttaggTTATAAGAGCAATTGGTTCAAGTGTAGTTCTCaagatttaaatatgtacttcAATGTGTTACA TAAAGCTTTAGATATTCATATGGCTGTATGTATATTGCGTGTCAAATCTGgtctaaatttttcaaattcaattcTCATTGATGAAATGCAGCTTGATATGATGGTAAACCGTAAAGCGTCATATCTATCAGAAGAACCATTTTTACATAGTAGATCACAGTCAATGTCTACTGTTA CTGATAAAAACGACAGTGATGaagaaaatgaattattaaacaaagaaaCATCTACCTCATTCAATAAACAGTCTACTGATGATAAAGTTGATcaaccaaaattaaataaaaatcaaaaagtcaATATTGTCAA aggAACTGATGGTTATGATTTACCCAAAGACACTATGAATGAAATCACCCGGTTTCAACGTAAACAAAAGAAAGGTTCAATTGATGTTTGGTGGTTATACGATGATGGAG gCCTTACATTACTTTTACCATATATCTTAAGCACAAGAGGTAATTGGTCATCTTGTAAATTGAGAGTATTTACAATTGCTAATAAAAAAGATCAATTGGAATTTGAACAAAGAag TATTGCTAGTTTGTTAGCCAAATTTCGTATTGATTATTCAGACTTGTTAGTAATAACAGATCTTATGAGGAAACCACACGAAGAAACATTAGCTTTTTATGATGCAttgattaaaagttataagccTAAAGGACCAAACAATGAaa ATGATGGTATAAAAGAGTCAGAGTTAACAGCaatgaaagaaaaaacaaacCGCCATCTTCGGTTAAGAGAGCTACTTTTAGAAAATTCACAGGAAgccaatttaattgtaat gACTTTACCAATGCccagaaaaaatgtagtacCAGCCTCTTTGTATATGTCCTGGTTAGAGACATTAACACAAGGTATGCCTCCATTTCTTTTAGTGCGAGGCAATCAAAACTCtgtacttacattttattccTGA
- the LOC113553765 gene encoding immediate early response 3-interacting protein 1: MGFSLWTLLEASLLCLNAICILNEERVLAKYGWSTVNREFEDMPTTKTQILSLMKSIRTVVKYPLIIFNLLIILVKSLTG; the protein is encoded by the exons ATGGGGTTTTCGTTGTGGACCCTGCTCGAGGCCTCGCTGTTGTGCCTGAACGCCATATGCATCCTGAACGAAGAAAGAGTTCTGGCCAAGT acgGCTGGTCCACGGTGAACCGAGAGTTTGAGGACATGCCAACCACGAAAACACAAATACTGTCACTCATGAAGTCTATCCGTACAGTCGTTAAAT ATCCTCTCATAATTTTCAATCTGCTGATCATACTTGTCAAGAGTCTTAcaggataa
- the LOC113551678 gene encoding pro-resilin-like, translating into MNGLLLCLVVATIAIVTAEPPSSYSRPSFGGHSSGGFGGYSSGGGGGYSSGGSGYSSGGSGYSSGGSGYSSGGGGYSSGGSGYSSGGSYVPVAPGPSTYEGQYVDGQLLEQIKQIVLRDEAQNSGSSGGYPSSSYGAPSSSYGAPSSSYGAPSSSYGAPSSSYGVPSSSYGVPSQSYSSRVVGVELEQVKPAIQVAQFQQSGGYSSGGGGYSSGGGYSSGPSSSYGAPSRPSSSYGAPSSSY; encoded by the exons atgaacGGTCTTCTGTTG TGTCTCGTCGTGGCCACGATCGCCATCGTCACCGCTGAACCACCAAGCAGTTACAGCCGACCATCGTTCGGAGGCCATTCGTCCGGCGGTTTCGGTGGTTACTCTtccggcggcggtggtggatACTCGTCCGGCGGCAGTGGATACTCGTCCGGAGGCAGCGGTTACTCGTCCGGAGGCAGCGGATACTCGTCCGGCGGCGGTGGATACTCATCCGGCGGCAGCGGATACTCGTCCGGTGGAAGCTACGTGCCAGTAGCCCCAGGACCGTCCACATACGAAGGACAGTACGTCGACGGACAACTGCTCGAACAGATCAAGCAGATCGTGCTCAGAGACGAAGCCCAAAACTCCGGATCATCCGGCGGATATCCTTCCTCGTCCTACGGCGCCCCGTCATCGTCCTACGGCGCACCTTCATCGTCCTACGGCGCCCCGTCCTCATCTTACGGCGCACCGTCCTCGTCCTACGGCGTCCCATCATCGTCCTACGGAGTCCCGTCCCAATCGTACTCGAGCCGCGTTGTTGGCGTTGAATTGGAACAGGTGAAACCAGCCATCCAAGTGGCTCAATTCCAACAGTCCGGCGGCTACTCATCCGGCGGTGGCGGCTACTCTTCCGGTGGCGGATACTCCTCCGGCCCGTCGTCCTCGTACGGAGCTCCCTCCAGGCCGTCTTCGTCTTACGGAGCACCATCGTCCTCTTACTAA
- the LOC113551391 gene encoding probable ATP-dependent RNA helicase DDX20, giving the protein MPASEYSKDTDRTTDVQTQDETPFSDIIKDHPLILKGLSDCEFINASPIQVAALPTIIAGNDTIVEAKNGTGKTLTFVIPTLIKLKLEQNHLQTIILAPTREIAVQIQQCFKKVGQHLPGLKCEYFIGGTPVDVDKQKAKCCQIAVGSPGRIKHLLNDHVLKCSEVKSFILDEVDRLFTDKSFIKDVRLIDAKLPKLKQTIVVSASIDKNDMSVFDEFMKEYIMVKGAEEDMNALQDPSKFLLGIKQYVACVKAVSTNIILLPAKNVRLLNILQNLPYTQCIVFTNYMTRVEAVCNMLRDHNYKADYIRGDQDQSIRLKLVDRLTSFKSKILVATDLIARGIDSSNVDLVINMDCPNDWATYLHRIGRAGRFGNKGNAFTILDDDKELKSFKHIINSIESVKVKMLPIAITKPILEYADSELEDLNLTIEPEMLPIQDTEDEITKENGNNVIEENLNKDNESDSMFIPNDIKSNISSLSEKESLQNLCDIVKETEKKLIEENMVDKRHLNDDRSFVLFDPEPLLESTDQYTKYSPDELLDIITNYDSDFEKYEANKKLMLKNFTLETVSENESSNINQICEDNDMKNISNTTDDKINDINTDQLLQSQDKPQINCEDKQFIHEVCTESNFSNESNIDDTKIDINNSERLRFTNIYSLFQIPDFSLLKPVQHDSEFSHLTDVEESDASTMMCEKDSEDKESLKEENCDEEEYCNEEESCEEEYCDEEENYDEEYCEEEEEEEEYCDEEEEYCDEEESCDEEYLHEDEYHVNQENANEKEHCDNKKQYEEETNLEEQFKEKIKSIAKNKRFDEHITNKNCFYGQHNSHEIHFVKDSNKSIQKPFCNNIQDYNRPKRKEENIEINDHQIVDYEILNDWYGQWKQQMNRIQTFVRMSK; this is encoded by the exons ATGCCGGCGTCCGAATATTCCAAAGACACTGACCGAACTACAGATGTACAGACACAAGATGAGACGCCGTTCAGTGACATTATAAAGGACCATCCACTTATATTGAAAGGTCTGTCTGATTGTGAGTTTATAAATGCTTCTCCAATACAAGTTGCCGCTCTACCAACAATCATCGCAGGAAATG acacaATAGTCGAGGCGAAAAATGGAACTGGAAAGACATTAACTTTTGTTATACCaactttgattaaattaaaattagagcAAAATCATttacaaactattattttggCACCAACACGAGAAATCGCTGTCCAAATTCAACAGTGTTTCAAAAAAGTTGGACAGCACTTACCAG GACTGAAATGTGAATATTTCATTGGTGGTACTCCTGTTGATGTTGACAAACAGAAGGCAAAATGCTGTCAAATAGCTGTTGGTTCTCCAGGACGCATCAAACATCTACTCAATGATCATGTGTTAAAATGTTCAGAAGTAAAGAGCTTTATACTTGATGAAGTTGACAGATTGTTTACTgacaaaagttttataaaagatgttcg ACTGATTGATGCTAAACTTCCAAAATTAAAGCAAACAATAGTTGTAAGTGCatcaattgataaaaatgatatgtcTGTTTTTGACGAATTCATGAAAGAGTACATCATGGTCAAGGGAGCAGAAGAAGATATGAATGCGTTACAAGATCCATCAAAGTTCCTATTAGGTATTAAGCAGTATGTAGCATGTGTTAAAGCAGTcagtactaatataatattattacctgcaAAAAATGTGCGACTtctcaatatattacaaaatttaccATACACTCAATGTATCGTATTCACTAATTACATGACAAG agTTGAAGCTGTTTGTAATATGCTACGTGACCATAACTATAAAGCTGATTATATTAGAGGTGATCAAGATCAAAGTATTCGATTGAAGTTAGTAGATAGATTAACatcttttaaatcaaaaatacttgTTGCCACTGATTTGATAGCCAGAGGAATAGATTCGTCAAATGTGGACTTGGTGATTAATATGGACTGTCCAAATGATTGGGCTACATATCTACATAGAATTGGCCGAGCTGGAAGATTTGGAAACAAAG GAAATGCTTTTACTATTTTGGATGATGACAAAGAGTTGAAatcttttaaacatattattaacagtATTGAAAGTGTTAAGGTAAAAATGTTACCGATTGCAATTACAAAACCTATACTTGAATATGCAGACAGCGAGCTTGAAGatcttaatttaacaattgaaCCAGAAATGTTACCAATCCAAGATACTGAAGATGAAATCACTAAAGAAAATGGAAATAATGTAATTGAAGAAAACTTAAATAAGGATAATGAAA GTGATTCTATGTTTATTCCCAATgacattaaatcaaatattagcAGTCTATCTGAAAAAGAATCACTTCAAAACCTTTGTGATATTGTTAAAGAAACCGAAAAAAAACTCATTGAAGAAAACATGGTTGATAAAAGACATTTAAATGATGACAGATCTTTTGTGTTATTTGATCCAGAACCTTTACTTGAAAGCACTGatcaatatacaaaatatagtcCTGATGAACTGTTAgacattataacaaattatgattCAGATTTTGAGAAATATGAagctaataaaaaactaatgttAAAAAACTTTACACTTGAAACCGTAAGTGAAAATGAATCttctaatataaatcaaatatgtgAAGATaatgatatgaaaaatatatccaaCACTactgatgataaaataaatgatataaatacggATCAGCTTTTACAGAGCCAAGATAAACCTCAAATTAATTGTGAAGacaaacaatttattcatGAAGTGTGTACAGAAAGCAATTTTTCTAATGAATCAAATATTGATGAcacaaaaattgatataaataatagtgaacGACTACGattcactaatatttatagtttatttcaaataccAGATTTTAGCCTTTTAAAGCCAGTACAGCATGATAGTGAATTTTCTCATTTAACAGACGTAGAAGAGAGTGATGCCTCAACTATGATGTGTGAAAAGGATAGTGAAGATAAAGAATCATTGAAAGAAGAAAACTGTGATGAAGAAGAATACTGCAATGAAGAAGAATCCTGCGAAGAAGAATACTGTGATGAAGAAGAAAATTACGATGAAGAATACTgtgaagaagaagaagaagaagaagaatatTGTGATGAAGAAGAAGAATACTGTGATGAAGAAGAATCGTGTGATGAAGAATACTTACATGAAGACGAATATCATGTTAATCAAGAAAATGCCAATGAAAAAGAACattgtgataataaaaaacaatatgagGAAGAAACTAATTTAGAAGAACAATTtaaggaaaaaattaaatcaatagcaaaaaataaaagatttgatgaacatattacaaataaaaattgctttTATGGTCAACATAACAGCCACGAGATACATTTTGTGAAAGACAGCAATAAATCTATACAGAAACCGTTTTGCAACAATATTCAAGACTATAATAGACCTAAAAgaaaagaagaaaatattgaaatcaatGATCATCAAATAGTagattatgaaattttaaatgactGGTATGGCCAGTGGAAACAACAAATGAATCGCATACAAACATTTGTCAGGATGAGTAAGTGA